Proteins encoded together in one Argiope bruennichi chromosome 1, qqArgBrue1.1, whole genome shotgun sequence window:
- the LOC129961898 gene encoding ras-related protein Rab-35-like → MAREYDHLFKLLIIGDSGVGKSSLLLRFADNTFTGNYITTIGVDFKIRTVEVDGERVKLQIWDTAGQERFRTITSTYYRGTHGVIVVYDVCNGESFGNVKRWLHEIDQNCEVVNRILVGNKNDDPDRKIVLTEDAQRFADQMGIQLFETSAKENINVEEMFNAMTRMVLKSKKDQKERQQQSHENTVKLQKASQRKKKCC, encoded by the exons GTGTTGGAAAGAGCAGTTTATTATTGCGCTTTGCTGATAATACATTCACAG gaAATTATATTACTACAATAGGAGTTGATTTCAAAATCAGGACTGTTGAGGTGGATGGCGAGCGAGTCAAACTGCAGATCTGGGACACAGCGGGACAAGAAAGATTTCGTACTATAACATCAAC GTATTATAGAGGAACACATGGTGTAATTGTTGTATATGATGTTTGTAATGGAGAATCATTTGGAAATGTAAAAAGGTGGCTTCATGAAATAGACCAAAACTGTGAAGTTGTAAATAGAATATTAG TTGGAAACAAAAATGATGACCCTGATCGAAAAATTGTGTTGACTGAAGATGCTCAGCGATTTGCTGATCAAATGGGAATCCAACTTTTTGAGACAagtgcaaaagaaaatataaatgttgaagag ATGTTCAATGCCATGACACGTATGGTGCTGAAGAGTAAGAAAGACCAAAAAGAAAGGCAGCAACAGTCCCATGAAAACACAGTAAAACTGCAGAAGGCTTcccaaagaaagaagaaatgctGCTAG